From Anaerolineae bacterium, one genomic window encodes:
- the tsaA gene encoding tRNA (N6-threonylcarbamoyladenosine(37)-N6)-methyltransferase TrmO, with protein MQHYHHYETGSIIVSKAITLAPIGVVKSQFKSNTPPEEMRGQPAQIVITPEFEPGLMGLAAGIDILVLFYFHSIRPEEVALQLHPRHNLENPLRGVFATRSQFRPNPIGASVVGIKTIENNVITVLGLDALDGTPVLDIKPYASYFDVDLPHQQLEVRETQSIEETRQAIDLIDAEIIRLLGNRAGFVRQIVNFKKNAEEIRAPARYAEVMRRRRELAQAAGLNPDVVEGMYKLLVDNFIEEEMKILRQKEIGDLKLTGQTD; from the coding sequence ATGCAGCATTATCACCATTATGAAACAGGGAGTATCATTGTGAGCAAAGCCATCACCCTTGCGCCGATCGGCGTGGTCAAAAGTCAATTCAAAAGCAATACCCCCCCCGAAGAAATGCGCGGGCAGCCGGCCCAAATTGTGATAACGCCGGAGTTTGAGCCGGGTTTAATGGGCCTGGCCGCGGGGATAGACATTTTGGTTCTGTTTTATTTTCACTCAATCCGGCCGGAAGAGGTAGCCCTGCAATTACACCCGCGCCACAATCTCGAAAACCCTTTGAGGGGCGTTTTTGCCACCCGCAGCCAGTTTCGGCCTAACCCCATTGGGGCTTCGGTGGTTGGTATTAAAACTATTGAGAATAACGTCATCACCGTGCTTGGTCTAGACGCCTTGGATGGAACGCCGGTGCTGGATATAAAACCTTATGCGTCTTACTTTGACGTTGACCTGCCTCACCAGCAATTGGAGGTGAGAGAAACGCAGAGTATTGAGGAAACACGCCAGGCCATTGATCTGATTGACGCCGAGATCATTCGTCTGCTGGGCAACCGGGCCGGGTTTGTGCGGCAGATTGTCAACTTCAAAAAGAATGCCGAGGAGATCCGCGCCCCGGCCCGCTACGCCGAGGTGATGCGCCGCCGCCGCGAATTGGCCCAGGCCGCCGGCCTTAATCCAGATGTAGTGGAAGGGATGTATAAACTTTTGGTGGACAATTTTATTGAGGAAGAGATGAAGATCTTACGGCAAAAGGAAATAGGCGATCTTAAATTGACGGGGCAAACCGATTGA
- the alr gene encoding alanine racemase — translation MIYLDDVLAATKGTLRGAAGATEFSSFAFDSRQLEPGQLFLAVKTTTGDGHDFIGDALQGGAAGIVCEDPRAVPDNRDEATTIVVPDIQQALTDYAAYILRKYRPRVVGVTGSSGKTTTKEAIAAVLQKRYRVFKNIGSYNGRYGLSISLGELGPEHEVAVLEMACDSFGEIAELARITQPQVGVITTINRTHLAYLGTLNNIAAEKGRLIEALPFNGSAILNADNAHVAGMVPRTQARILTFGLASGADVHATDVSLRRDGLTFTLHYEGRSYPGRIPLLGRHQIYTALAAVTTGLVFDISPETALAALQNLPRVPGRMNPLPGKKGSLIVDDTFNASPEATMAALDTLVELPGAHKVAILGDMPDLGDIERQAHRQIGRYAATRVERLVTKGEAAQDIAAAARGEGMGIHAVHVTFTGADADAAVEDMLSPDTVVLVKGGAGVRMEGVVQKLLAEPQRDRWQLVRQGAAWAQVRPHQPARPTWVEVNLEAIANNVRLLAQIATPAKIMAVLKADAYGHGMVKVARTALNNGIAWIGVATLGEAITLRRAGLDIPILVMSYMPAWQAHEAILHNVRATIFNQELAQAFSRAAADLNQTAYVHVKVDSGMGRLGLLSHEVLPFLKTIDLPGLRIEGMYTHLATADEADLSYAREQVRRFQVLLRQLEEAKLRPPLVHAANTAGLVNLPEARFDMVRPGIGLYGLPPSADTPLPPGFWPALTFKSTVGQVKTLPPDSPIGYGATYRTTGEETIAIIPVGYADGFRRAPRTWKEVLVKGRRAPLVGRVSMDQAAINVTHIPNVRQGDEVVLIGRQGGEIITAEEVAENLGTINYEVVSELLARIPRVS, via the coding sequence ATGATTTACCTTGATGATGTGCTTGCGGCCACCAAGGGAACGCTGCGCGGCGCTGCCGGCGCCACCGAATTCAGCAGCTTTGCCTTTGACTCGCGCCAGCTCGAGCCGGGCCAACTTTTTTTGGCCGTCAAAACCACAACCGGCGATGGGCACGACTTTATCGGCGATGCCCTACAGGGAGGAGCGGCCGGCATTGTGTGCGAAGACCCCCGGGCCGTGCCCGACAATCGTGACGAAGCCACCACCATTGTAGTGCCCGACATTCAACAGGCTCTGACCGACTACGCCGCTTACATTCTGCGCAAATATCGCCCCCGTGTGGTGGGTGTAACCGGCTCCAGTGGCAAAACCACCACCAAAGAAGCCATTGCCGCCGTATTACAAAAGCGATACCGCGTGTTCAAAAATATTGGCAGTTACAATGGTCGCTATGGGCTATCCATCTCGCTGGGCGAACTTGGCCCCGAGCACGAGGTGGCCGTGCTGGAAATGGCTTGCGATAGTTTTGGCGAAATCGCCGAATTGGCCCGCATCACTCAACCCCAGGTGGGCGTGATCACCACCATCAACCGCACTCACCTGGCCTACCTGGGCACGTTGAACAATATTGCCGCTGAAAAGGGCCGTTTGATCGAGGCCCTGCCCTTCAATGGCTCGGCCATTCTCAACGCCGACAACGCCCATGTGGCCGGCATGGTGCCGCGCACCCAGGCCCGCATTCTCACCTTTGGCCTTGCCTCCGGCGCCGATGTGCACGCCACCGACGTGTCGCTCCGGCGCGATGGTTTAACCTTTACCCTGCACTACGAAGGTCGTTCTTACCCTGGCCGCATCCCACTGCTGGGCCGGCACCAAATTTATACGGCCCTGGCCGCCGTAACCACCGGCCTGGTTTTTGACATTTCCCCGGAAACGGCCCTGGCCGCTCTGCAAAACCTGCCTCGTGTGCCGGGCCGGATGAATCCCCTGCCCGGTAAAAAAGGCTCGCTCATTGTAGACGACACCTTCAACGCCAGTCCCGAGGCCACCATGGCCGCCCTGGATACCCTGGTCGAGTTGCCCGGCGCGCACAAAGTAGCCATCCTGGGCGACATGCCCGATTTGGGCGACATTGAGCGGCAGGCGCACCGGCAAATTGGCCGTTATGCCGCCACTCGCGTTGAACGCCTGGTGACCAAAGGCGAAGCGGCCCAGGATATTGCCGCTGCCGCCCGCGGCGAGGGGATGGGTATTCACGCGGTCCACGTTACTTTTACCGGCGCCGACGCCGACGCTGCCGTTGAGGATATGTTGTCTCCCGATACGGTGGTGTTGGTGAAAGGCGGGGCCGGGGTAAGAATGGAAGGAGTGGTGCAAAAATTATTGGCCGAGCCGCAGCGCGACCGCTGGCAGTTGGTCCGGCAGGGCGCCGCCTGGGCCCAGGTGCGGCCCCACCAACCGGCCCGGCCCACCTGGGTTGAGGTAAACCTGGAAGCCATCGCCAACAATGTGCGCTTGCTGGCGCAAATAGCGACCCCGGCCAAAATCATGGCTGTGCTCAAGGCCGACGCCTACGGCCACGGCATGGTCAAAGTGGCCCGGACCGCCTTAAACAACGGCATCGCCTGGATTGGGGTGGCCACCCTGGGCGAAGCCATTACCCTGCGGCGGGCCGGGCTTGATATTCCCATTCTGGTGATGAGTTATATGCCGGCCTGGCAGGCCCACGAGGCCATTCTGCACAATGTGCGAGCCACTATTTTTAACCAGGAATTGGCCCAGGCCTTTAGCCGCGCCGCCGCCGACCTTAACCAGACCGCTTACGTGCACGTTAAGGTTGATTCCGGCATGGGGCGCCTGGGCCTGCTGTCCCACGAGGTGTTGCCTTTTTTGAAAACCATTGACTTGCCCGGCCTGCGCATCGAGGGGATGTACACGCACCTGGCCACCGCCGACGAAGCCGACCTGAGTTACGCCCGCGAGCAGGTCCGGCGTTTCCAGGTGTTGTTGCGGCAATTGGAGGAAGCCAAATTGCGCCCCCCGCTGGTTCACGCGGCCAATACGGCCGGCCTGGTCAATTTACCTGAAGCCCGTTTTGATATGGTGCGGCCCGGCATTGGCCTGTACGGTTTGCCGCCTTCGGCGGACACACCGCTGCCCCCAGGATTTTGGCCCGCGCTTACCTTTAAAAGCACCGTGGGGCAGGTCAAAACTCTGCCCCCTGATAGCCCCATCGGCTACGGGGCCACCTATCGCACCACGGGTGAAGAAACCATCGCCATCATTCCGGTCGGTTACGCCGACGGTTTCCGTCGCGCCCCCCGCACCTGGAAAGAGGTGTTGGTGAAAGGCCGGCGCGCGCCGTTAGTGGGCCGGGTGAGCATGGACCAGGCCGCCATCAACGTGACCCACATCCCCAACGTGCGCCAGGGGGACGAAGTGGTGCTCATTGGCCGGCAGGGCGGCGAAATCATCACCGCCGAGGAAGTGGCCGAAAATCTGGGCACAATCAACTATGAAGTGGTCAGCGAATTGCTGGCCCGCATCCCCCGGGTATCTTGA
- a CDS encoding aminotransferase class V-fold PLP-dependent enzyme, whose amino-acid sequence MTTDTEKIAQIRQMMPAAQNKVYLNTGTCGPLATLTTDAMNQANTLELAEGRAELGGFKLLGETMNNLRAAFARLVKAGPAEIALTHHTTEGMNIVAHGLSWQPGDEIVTTTSEHEGGLLPVYALKQRHGVGVKVIDITPDEVLAQLGAAITPRTRLLVISHVLWNTGARLPLNDIVALAHRRNILVLVDGAQSAGAIPLDLPASGVDFYALPGQKWLCGPEGTGVLYVRQDRLCLVAPTFVGFSTLEDVNSYDFTGYFLPARDSARRYEVGTIYRPGIKGMLANLTWLEETVGWDWIYARIELMADYARTALSTLPGVTDLTPPGPQAGLVTFNVAGLDPAKMMVKLAQEGIILRFIRHPYALRISTGFYNTKEDIDRLVVALQNYRRE is encoded by the coding sequence ATGACCACCGACACTGAAAAGATCGCCCAAATTCGCCAAATGATGCCTGCCGCGCAAAACAAGGTTTATTTAAATACCGGCACGTGCGGCCCTTTGGCCACCCTCACAACAGACGCCATGAACCAGGCCAACACGCTTGAATTGGCCGAAGGTCGAGCCGAGCTGGGCGGGTTCAAACTTTTGGGAGAGACAATGAACAATTTGCGGGCCGCGTTCGCCCGTTTGGTCAAGGCCGGGCCGGCGGAAATTGCTCTCACCCACCACACCACCGAGGGCATGAACATTGTGGCGCACGGCTTGAGCTGGCAGCCGGGCGATGAAATTGTCACCACCACCTCGGAGCATGAGGGTGGCTTGCTGCCGGTGTACGCGCTCAAGCAGCGGCATGGGGTGGGGGTCAAAGTGATTGACATTACTCCAGACGAAGTGTTGGCGCAGTTAGGGGCTGCTATTACGCCCCGTACTCGTTTGTTGGTGATTTCCCACGTTTTATGGAATACGGGCGCGCGCCTGCCCCTGAACGATATTGTGGCGCTGGCCCACCGGCGTAATATTTTGGTGCTGGTGGATGGGGCGCAGTCGGCGGGGGCCATTCCCCTGGATTTGCCTGCCAGCGGCGTTGACTTTTACGCCCTGCCTGGCCAAAAGTGGCTCTGCGGCCCGGAAGGAACGGGCGTTTTGTATGTCCGCCAAGACCGGCTGTGTTTGGTGGCGCCAACGTTTGTGGGGTTCTCAACGCTGGAGGACGTGAACAGTTACGATTTTACCGGGTATTTTTTGCCTGCGCGAGATTCGGCGCGGCGGTATGAGGTGGGCACAATTTACAGACCGGGGATTAAAGGCATGCTGGCCAATTTGACCTGGCTGGAGGAAACCGTTGGCTGGGATTGGATTTACGCCCGCATTGAGCTTATGGCCGATTATGCCCGCACTGCCCTGAGTACGTTGCCTGGCGTAACCGACTTGACCCCGCCCGGCCCCCAGGCCGGGCTGGTAACGTTTAATGTAGCCGGGTTGGACCCGGCCAAAATGATGGTGAAACTGGCTCAGGAAGGGATAATCTTGCGCTTTATCCGGCATCCTTACGCGCTGCGGATCTCTACGGGGTTTTATAATACCAAAGAGGATATTGACCGGCTGGTGGTTGCTTTACAAAACTACCGCCGGGAGTGA